A region of Elusimicrobiota bacterium DNA encodes the following proteins:
- a CDS encoding tail fiber protein has translation MGGKRFWVVVLVALFSGVGIYAGVPDKVVYQGRLSRSGAAVSSSQNITVTLIDANGVESPQIVFSSLVTLAATGEFSVLLNMPPSYDWERAAPELEVQVGGEVLTPREKINVSPYAFLAKKVATGGVNAAAIQSGAVTDVNVSTISAAKIMLPGTASPMTVWQSTVAGHLDKIDSAKVYGTILSAPVAHQGSHLAGGSDPIGGLQPTQVVGTAVVRSTSTAQTIQATADVVPLAIKPNPSVPAGSINVLEVYDTALSTSVTVRGDGAISAKGPLTVNSRIKDVSGFLVPVGTVVPFAGIVTPQGWLACDGTLYAIASRPDLNELRQALGSTYGGDGVSTFKVPDMRGRTAIGTGLGAGLTNRTLAQTLGEETHILTKGEMPSHDHNPGGGFFQLLRHTGLNTTASIDNVDGAGTEPDISTSRPIGPEGQDQPHNNMPPSLALNYIIKY, from the coding sequence ATGGGTGGAAAACGGTTTTGGGTGGTGGTTCTGGTGGCGCTTTTCTCAGGGGTGGGGATTTACGCGGGGGTGCCTGATAAGGTGGTGTATCAGGGGCGGTTGTCGCGGTCGGGGGCGGCGGTGAGCTCGTCGCAAAACATCACGGTTACCCTCATCGACGCCAATGGGGTGGAATCCCCTCAGATCGTTTTTTCAAGTTTGGTGACGCTGGCGGCCACGGGGGAGTTTTCGGTACTGTTAAATATGCCGCCCAGTTACGATTGGGAACGGGCGGCGCCGGAGCTGGAGGTGCAGGTGGGGGGCGAGGTGTTGACGCCCCGGGAAAAAATTAACGTGAGCCCCTATGCCTTTCTGGCCAAGAAAGTGGCGACGGGGGGGGTGAACGCGGCGGCGATCCAGAGCGGAGCGGTGACGGACGTGAATGTATCGACAATTTCAGCGGCGAAGATCATGCTCCCGGGAACGGCCAGCCCCATGACGGTGTGGCAGAGCACGGTGGCGGGACACCTGGACAAGATCGATTCGGCCAAGGTCTACGGGACCATCCTTTCGGCTCCGGTGGCACACCAGGGGTCCCACCTGGCGGGCGGATCCGATCCCATCGGCGGCCTGCAACCCACGCAGGTTGTGGGGACGGCGGTGGTTCGATCCACATCCACCGCCCAGACCATTCAGGCCACGGCCGATGTTGTTCCCTTGGCCATCAAACCGAACCCCTCGGTGCCCGCCGGGTCGATCAACGTTTTAGAAGTCTATGACACGGCGCTTTCCACCTCTGTTACGGTTCGCGGGGACGGAGCCATCTCCGCCAAGGGGCCGTTGACCGTGAACTCTCGAATAAAAGACGTTTCCGGGTTTTTGGTCCCGGTGGGGACCGTCGTTCCCTTTGCTGGGATCGTGACCCCCCAGGGGTGGCTGGCGTGTGACGGGACGCTCTACGCGATAGCGTCACGGCCGGATTTGAATGAATTGCGCCAGGCCTTGGGCTCGACGTATGGGGGCGATGGCGTAAGCACCTTTAAGGTTCCCGATATGCGCGGGAGGACCGCCATCGGAACAGGGTTGGGCGCTGGCCTGACCAATCGGACACTCGCTCAAACGCTTGGGGAAGAAACCCACATATTGACCAAGGGCGAAATGCCGAGTCACGACCACAATCCTGGGGGAGGATTTTTCCAGCTTCTACGCCATACAGGTCTAAATACGACAGCATCTATCGATAATGTTGATGGGGCGGGGACAGAACCTGATATATCGACTTCCAGGCCGATCGGGCCGGAGGGCCAAGACCAGCCCCACAACAACATGCCGCCCTCCTTGGCTCTTAACTACATCATTAAATACTGA
- a CDS encoding transposase has product MPRQARVNVPGFLYHIMARGIERRAIFVGAGDYEDFLERLAKGLERCPGQVLGWALMPNHFHLLVRAGGKGISSLMQRVMTGYAVSFNRRHRRAGHLFQNRYKSIVCEEEPYLLELVRYIHLNPLRGKVVKDLGALKSYPYSGHSVVMGTRKRPWQATEEVLGRFSKKEATARRLYERFVGEGIKAGRRPDLMGGGLIRSAGGLWAARGRSLSEREAYDERVLGGGGFVETVLKDVEGGDKRLAGYRQRGVRIETMAEEIAKEAGIPVKSLFERGRRESVSRGKALLIYLGVEHLGKAVREMAKLTRMSDPGASKALTRGAEFWETSRLKGKL; this is encoded by the coding sequence ATGCCCCGCCAAGCGCGAGTCAATGTTCCAGGTTTTCTGTATCACATCATGGCTCGAGGAATTGAGCGGCGGGCAATTTTTGTTGGAGCGGGAGACTACGAGGACTTTTTGGAGCGGCTGGCGAAGGGATTGGAACGGTGTCCCGGGCAGGTGTTGGGGTGGGCTCTGATGCCAAACCACTTTCACCTGTTGGTGAGGGCGGGTGGGAAAGGGATCAGTTCTTTGATGCAGAGGGTGATGACGGGATACGCTGTGTCCTTCAACCGACGGCATCGGCGGGCAGGGCACCTATTTCAAAACCGATATAAATCCATTGTGTGTGAAGAAGAACCGTATTTGCTCGAGCTGGTAAGGTATATCCATTTAAACCCGCTGAGGGGGAAGGTTGTGAAGGACCTCGGGGCTCTTAAATCGTATCCGTATAGCGGCCATTCTGTGGTGATGGGAACTCGGAAACGCCCGTGGCAGGCAACGGAGGAGGTTCTGGGGCGATTTTCAAAGAAAGAGGCAACGGCGCGTCGACTGTATGAGCGATTTGTGGGGGAAGGGATAAAGGCTGGAAGGCGGCCGGATTTAATGGGGGGAGGGCTGATTCGGAGTGCCGGAGGGTTGTGGGCGGCCCGAGGGCGGTCTCTGTCGGAGAGGGAAGCCTATGACGAGCGGGTTTTGGGTGGTGGAGGTTTTGTGGAAACCGTTCTGAAAGATGTGGAAGGTGGGGACAAACGACTGGCGGGGTATCGGCAACGGGGCGTGAGGATTGAAACGATGGCGGAGGAGATCGCGAAGGAGGCGGGGATCCCTGTGAAAAGTCTTTTTGAGCGAGGGCGGCGGGAATCGGTGTCGCGTGGAAAAGCCCTGTTGATCTATCTGGGGGTGGAGCATTTAGGGAAAGCCGTTCGTGAAATGGCGAAACTGACGCGCATGTCGGACCCCGGGGCGAGCAAAGCTCTGACCCGCGGAGCGGAGTTTTGGGAAACCAGCAGGCTGAAAGGAAAACTTTAG
- a CDS encoding autotransporter domain-containing protein: MLTKNSKIILRPLMAGVAAVFFLSGVGRSDNRVWVGGGGNSLWSTAGNWEDLGTPTSSDSLHFGGTFTSSNNNLLNCDLSQIVFDSNANSFSLQGNTVTFSGLSTITNRAALTQTIGFSGPLLDLEYISALAGTLVINSTVSNSGAGLSVSGGAGKVVFNQPLLGLDGLYVTSVNEVQFNNRVSTTVALYQATVVINSATQLPGANIGENGTLKMASDVTLSGPIYLEEPISQFTPAPAIDTNGFFMTLTGGLRDGGIDLKPARLRKLGQGVLTVSGDNTLLGWSGGTTIEAGTLRAGTATAFRSGTSFTLADTAGATLDLNHFSFSIGQLNGGGNTGGTVLLPSGILTVSSATSSSFGGAIVGGGSLTKDGAGVLTLTGANSYSGGTTVTAGTLKGDGRGLQGNILNNAAVVFDQTGTGTYAGNLSGVGTVRKTGTGILTLSGNNTFSGGLSLEAGTLAVATTSALGFGDVTVADGTLKGDGSPRTITARANYTQSGGTLALTLYGAGAGQFDRLSVANNAAVGGTLSIGVNPGFLPVGTSTYSILNASSLGGTFDFHPTGAALQFEVAYSSYNVVLTSIKTPYVSYARTGNEQAVGNYMDSVYPSATGDLALVMGELNALPEQELGQALKSISPQPYQTLTTVGFASLSGFSQRVHSQLARARLGEWGIQTFGSEQSRSNVRWGSLTAEAGVRDDGAEPDSFFEFEKKWGAFLTADGLYAPLPGDADVADGTLASGGVTAGVDYRFSPRWTLGFGIGFAQSSGEMGSDEFNVDGKSLTPGFYGSYNAPSYYLDALLATQTNDYVSTRKIVYGTQNLQADASPSGHAYAAGVEAGRPFRKDLWDFVPVAGLQWAQETVGAFQETGAGPLSLSVAGETRESLATHLGVRVQRQFTTDKRDRFEVRTAWRHEFKGETNINASFAGSGGTLSVAGSAPEGDTIALGGDLSASFSENISLLLAYDGDFGGNTFHRLHGGVRYRF, translated from the coding sequence TTGTTGACGAAAAACAGCAAAATCATTCTTCGGCCCCTCATGGCGGGGGTTGCGGCGGTCTTTTTTCTTTCCGGGGTGGGCCGTTCGGACAATCGAGTGTGGGTCGGGGGAGGGGGAAACTCGCTTTGGTCCACGGCGGGGAATTGGGAGGATCTGGGGACGCCGACCAGCTCGGACTCGCTTCATTTCGGCGGCACGTTCACCTCGAGCAACAACAATCTCCTCAACTGCGATCTGTCTCAAATCGTTTTCGACTCCAACGCCAACTCGTTTTCTTTGCAGGGGAATACCGTGACCTTTTCGGGGCTATCCACGATAACCAACAGGGCGGCGTTGACCCAAACCATCGGTTTTTCGGGGCCTCTCTTGGATCTGGAATACATTTCGGCCCTGGCGGGAACTCTGGTGATCAATTCGACGGTGAGCAACTCGGGAGCGGGGCTTTCTGTTTCCGGGGGCGCCGGGAAAGTCGTTTTCAACCAGCCACTGCTTGGTTTGGACGGGTTGTATGTGACGTCGGTCAATGAGGTTCAATTCAACAACAGGGTCTCCACAACGGTCGCTCTTTACCAGGCCACGGTCGTCATTAATTCGGCGACCCAATTGCCGGGGGCGAACATCGGCGAAAATGGGACTTTGAAAATGGCTTCTGACGTCACTTTATCCGGGCCCATCTATCTGGAGGAGCCGATCTCCCAATTCACACCGGCTCCCGCCATCGACACGAACGGCTTTTTCATGACGCTCACGGGCGGGCTCCGGGACGGGGGCATTGATTTGAAACCCGCGCGGTTGAGGAAACTCGGCCAGGGGGTTTTGACGGTTTCCGGGGACAACACCTTGCTCGGCTGGAGCGGCGGGACCACCATCGAGGCGGGAACCCTGCGAGCGGGGACGGCCACGGCCTTTCGGTCGGGCACCTCTTTCACCCTGGCCGACACCGCCGGGGCCACGCTAGATCTGAATCATTTCAGTTTCTCCATCGGGCAATTGAACGGGGGAGGCAACACCGGGGGGACCGTTCTCCTTCCCTCTGGAATATTGACGGTCAGTTCCGCCACGTCGAGCAGTTTCGGCGGCGCCATCGTGGGGGGGGGATCCCTCACCAAGGACGGCGCCGGGGTCTTGACGCTCACCGGGGCCAACTCTTATTCGGGCGGGACCACGGTCACGGCGGGCACTTTGAAGGGGGACGGGCGGGGCCTCCAGGGGAACATCCTCAACAACGCGGCGGTGGTTTTTGATCAAACGGGGACGGGGACCTACGCGGGCAACCTGTCGGGCGTTGGGACGGTGCGGAAAACCGGGACGGGCATCCTGACGCTTTCGGGGAACAACACCTTTTCGGGCGGCCTCAGCCTCGAGGCGGGAACGCTGGCGGTGGCGACGACCTCCGCCCTGGGGTTTGGGGACGTGACGGTGGCCGACGGGACCTTGAAGGGGGATGGGAGTCCCCGAACGATCACGGCCAGGGCGAATTATACCCAGAGCGGGGGAACCCTCGCCTTGACCCTTTACGGGGCCGGCGCGGGTCAATTCGATCGGTTAAGCGTCGCCAACAATGCCGCGGTGGGGGGAACTTTGTCCATCGGGGTGAACCCGGGGTTTCTGCCGGTGGGAACCTCCACCTATTCCATCCTGAATGCCTCGTCCCTGGGCGGAACCTTTGATTTCCATCCGACGGGTGCGGCCCTTCAGTTCGAGGTGGCTTACAGTTCGTACAACGTCGTCTTGACGTCCATCAAAACCCCCTACGTTTCCTACGCGCGGACGGGCAATGAGCAAGCGGTGGGAAATTATATGGACAGCGTTTATCCGTCGGCCACGGGTGACTTGGCGCTGGTCATGGGCGAGCTGAACGCTTTGCCGGAACAGGAACTGGGCCAGGCGTTGAAATCCATCTCCCCACAACCTTACCAGACGCTCACGACCGTGGGGTTCGCGTCTCTTTCGGGGTTTTCCCAACGGGTTCACAGCCAGCTCGCCCGCGCCCGGTTGGGCGAGTGGGGAATACAAACGTTCGGTTCCGAACAGAGCCGGTCGAATGTTCGGTGGGGATCTCTGACGGCCGAAGCGGGGGTTCGGGACGACGGGGCGGAGCCGGACTCCTTTTTCGAATTTGAAAAAAAATGGGGCGCCTTCCTCACGGCCGATGGGCTATACGCTCCCTTGCCGGGGGACGCCGACGTGGCGGACGGTACCCTGGCGTCCGGCGGGGTTACGGCGGGGGTGGATTATCGCTTTTCTCCCCGTTGGACCCTGGGGTTCGGCATCGGGTTCGCTCAGTCCAGCGGGGAGATGGGATCGGACGAATTTAACGTCGACGGGAAAAGCCTCACCCCCGGGTTTTATGGAAGCTACAACGCTCCGAGCTATTATCTTGATGCTCTCCTGGCCACCCAGACCAACGACTACGTGTCCACGCGAAAAATTGTTTATGGGACTCAAAACCTGCAGGCCGACGCGTCTCCGAGCGGCCACGCCTACGCCGCAGGCGTCGAAGCGGGCAGGCCGTTCCGGAAAGATCTGTGGGATTTTGTTCCCGTGGCGGGGCTCCAATGGGCCCAGGAAACCGTGGGGGCGTTCCAGGAAACCGGAGCGGGGCCCCTCTCTTTGTCGGTGGCGGGCGAAACGCGGGAATCCTTGGCCACGCACCTGGGGGTCCGGGTCCAACGCCAGTTCACCACGGACAAGCGGGACCGCTTTGAGGTTCGAACCGCCTGGCGGCATGAATTTAAGGGTGAAACCAACATCAATGCCTCTTTCGCCGGATCGGGCGGGACCCTGTCCGTGGCCGGGTCGGCGCCGGAAGGGGACACGATCGCGTTGGGCGGCGATTTGTCCGCGAGTTTCAGCGAAAATATTTCCTTGCTCCTGGCCTACGACGGCGATTTCGGCGGCAATACCTTCCACCGGCTTCACGGCGGGGTTCGGTACCGGTTTTAA
- a CDS encoding IS110 family transposase, protein MNPSNESFIPSDVFIGVDVSLSHLDIAVRPSGERFTVDNDGSSIDDLIKHLQKLRPSLVVLEATGGYEIPFVSAAGAARLPVVVVNPRQVRDFARATGRLAKTDSIDADVLALFGERVRPPIRTLPDEDTRRLDALVTRRRQIIGMIVAEGNRLPSAPAALRRDIEAHIRWLQKRLRDLDKDLREEIHQNPLWCEKDSLLQSVPGVGPQLSAALLTGMPELGSLDRRQAAALIGVAPFNRDSGTMRGRRTIWGGRASIRSALYMAALTATRHNPVISEFYRRLRDAGKRAKVALVACMRKLLAILNAILKTNTPWRLAPNHVHP, encoded by the coding sequence ATGAATCCATCCAATGAATCCTTCATTCCGTCCGACGTTTTCATCGGCGTCGACGTGTCCCTGTCCCACCTCGACATCGCCGTCCGACCTTCGGGCGAACGGTTTACTGTTGACAACGATGGATCGTCCATCGACGACCTCATCAAACATCTGCAAAAGCTTCGCCCCTCCCTCGTGGTATTGGAAGCCACCGGCGGTTATGAAATCCCATTCGTATCCGCCGCTGGAGCCGCCCGGCTACCCGTCGTTGTTGTCAACCCCCGCCAAGTCCGCGACTTTGCCCGCGCCACCGGACGTCTCGCCAAGACCGATTCCATCGACGCCGACGTCCTGGCTCTCTTCGGCGAGAGAGTGCGGCCTCCGATCCGGACCTTGCCCGACGAGGATACCCGCCGGCTGGACGCCCTTGTCACCCGTCGACGACAGATCATCGGTATGATCGTCGCAGAAGGGAACCGCCTTCCCTCGGCCCCCGCCGCCCTTCGCCGGGACATTGAAGCCCACATCCGCTGGCTACAAAAGCGGCTTCGCGACCTCGACAAAGACCTCCGCGAAGAAATCCATCAAAACCCGCTTTGGTGCGAAAAGGACAGCCTCCTTCAAAGCGTTCCCGGCGTTGGCCCCCAGTTGTCCGCCGCCCTCTTAACCGGAATGCCGGAACTGGGGAGCCTGGATCGCCGCCAGGCCGCCGCTCTCATCGGCGTTGCCCCCTTCAACCGTGACAGCGGCACAATGCGCGGACGGAGAACGATCTGGGGTGGACGCGCCTCCATCCGGTCAGCCCTCTACATGGCCGCGCTCACCGCCACGCGCCATAACCCGGTGATAAGTGAATTCTACCGACGCCTTCGTGACGCAGGCAAACGAGCCAAGGTCGCGCTCGTCGCGTGCATGAGGAAACTCTTGGCTATCCTCAACGCCATCCTTAAAACCAATACCCCTTGGCGGCTGGCTCCTAACCATGTTCACCCTTGA
- a CDS encoding glycosyltransferase family 4 protein, whose translation MDLKSMRLIYVCRNCTLLGGQSRIAWELGQRALAEGHDVHLVARRFPAGMENSGIQKQRVFQLPPFVGEWTRFRFFADLASRRAEKLARGGGVIHGFGDSYRQHIFTLGNVDWNYSKHLPGRQPDGTAVYVKKRAFLDPGLRMLVLVSKQMRQDILDLLPNFDSSKFRIIYPGVDPQRFRKHSREEIRSRLNRQLGIPTGARWLVFAAGGDFEKRNMKTMGQALLKLQHRDDWRMLFVGARKDQFPWPRELEDRSYFLGRLDDIGTVLPGCDLMVYPAWYDESPLACLEAMASGLPLVVSRTVGTSEIISVDNKATGVLNDPGNADQLAQLIDIMLSNESLRRRMGEENRKAAEGFSWEAIYRQYRDLYEEVGSLQGESPKK comes from the coding sequence ATGGACCTTAAATCGATGCGACTGATCTATGTTTGCCGAAACTGCACGCTGTTGGGCGGGCAGTCGCGAATTGCTTGGGAATTGGGGCAGAGGGCTTTGGCGGAAGGGCACGACGTTCACTTGGTGGCTCGACGATTTCCGGCGGGGATGGAGAATTCTGGGATCCAGAAACAGCGCGTATTTCAATTGCCTCCTTTTGTGGGGGAATGGACTCGGTTTCGGTTTTTTGCCGACTTGGCCTCCCGGCGGGCGGAAAAGTTGGCCCGGGGCGGCGGAGTGATTCATGGGTTCGGGGATAGTTACCGGCAACACATCTTCACCCTGGGAAACGTGGATTGGAATTACTCGAAACACCTTCCGGGGCGCCAGCCCGATGGGACCGCCGTTTACGTTAAGAAGCGGGCTTTTTTGGATCCCGGTCTTCGAATGCTCGTGCTGGTCTCCAAACAAATGCGTCAGGATATATTGGATTTGCTCCCGAACTTCGACTCCTCCAAGTTCCGAATCATCTATCCGGGGGTGGACCCCCAACGGTTCCGCAAGCATTCGCGGGAAGAAATTCGAAGTCGGCTGAACCGTCAGTTGGGGATTCCGACGGGCGCCCGTTGGCTTGTTTTCGCGGCCGGGGGCGATTTTGAAAAGCGGAACATGAAAACCATGGGCCAGGCTTTGCTGAAACTTCAGCACCGTGACGACTGGCGGATGTTGTTTGTGGGCGCGCGCAAAGATCAATTTCCGTGGCCCAGGGAGCTGGAAGATCGAAGTTACTTTCTTGGCCGATTGGACGATATCGGCACAGTTCTGCCGGGGTGTGACTTGATGGTTTATCCGGCGTGGTATGATGAATCTCCGTTGGCTTGTCTGGAAGCCATGGCTTCCGGGCTTCCTCTGGTGGTTTCACGCACCGTTGGAACCAGTGAAATCATTTCCGTGGACAACAAAGCGACGGGGGTTCTGAATGATCCAGGGAACGCGGACCAGCTGGCGCAGTTGATCGACATCATGCTCTCCAATGAATCCCTGCGTCGGCGAATGGGGGAAGAAAATCGAAAAGCGGCCGAGGGATTTTCCTGGGAGGCGATCTATCGCCAATACCGGGACTTGTATGAAGAGGTCGGATCTCTCCAAGGGGAAAGCCCAAAAAAATAA
- a CDS encoding site-specific DNA-methyltransferase — MSTIVQPRFKRRPGEVRDIVIDVLASKPRGARLFEIESGVAEVLPGIGSSSVRSYLRLNTPNLFVRDARGHYRLRETASLLYLTSTETKPAWPQYSTGKATMYHAECMEWLRIQPADSIHAVVTDPPYSLFEYSSEQQEKLRNGKGGVWRIPPSFDGAKRSPLPRFTILSNQDLSTLGNFFYEWGRLLLRIIVPGANVVVANNPLLSYIVSSALAKSGLERRGEIVRLVMTMRGGDRPKDAHEEFPDISVMPRSMWEPWLLFRKPLEGRVQDNLRKWKTGGFRRPSNEKPFGDVIVSSPTHKSERDIAPHPSLKPQNFLRKLVRGVLPLGQGIILDPFAGSGSTLAAANANGYESVGIEKDEHYFEIAKLAIKKLSQINTKGAQPDNL; from the coding sequence ATGTCAACCATAGTTCAGCCTCGATTTAAACGCCGGCCAGGGGAGGTCCGAGATATCGTCATTGACGTTTTGGCTTCAAAACCACGAGGAGCTCGGCTCTTCGAAATTGAAAGTGGCGTGGCCGAAGTCCTTCCAGGTATCGGATCATCGAGCGTTCGATCCTACTTAAGGCTAAACACACCAAATCTTTTCGTCAGGGACGCACGCGGTCACTACCGTCTGCGGGAAACAGCGTCATTACTTTATCTCACTTCAACAGAAACCAAGCCCGCCTGGCCACAATACTCAACGGGCAAGGCGACAATGTATCATGCCGAATGCATGGAATGGCTACGAATTCAACCAGCCGATTCCATCCATGCCGTTGTCACTGACCCACCATACAGTCTGTTTGAATACTCATCAGAACAACAAGAAAAACTCAGAAACGGGAAGGGCGGAGTTTGGCGAATTCCCCCTTCGTTTGACGGGGCAAAAAGATCACCCCTTCCAAGGTTTACGATCTTATCCAATCAAGACCTTTCAACTCTGGGGAATTTTTTCTATGAATGGGGGCGACTTCTTCTGAGAATTATTGTCCCGGGCGCTAATGTGGTAGTGGCCAACAATCCGCTTCTCTCATACATAGTTTCCTCTGCTCTCGCAAAATCAGGATTGGAGCGACGAGGCGAAATTGTTCGCCTTGTTATGACTATGCGAGGCGGGGATCGCCCAAAAGATGCTCACGAAGAGTTTCCAGATATCAGCGTCATGCCTCGATCAATGTGGGAACCTTGGCTCCTTTTCCGAAAGCCACTGGAAGGTCGCGTGCAGGATAATTTGCGGAAATGGAAGACAGGCGGATTTAGGAGACCTTCAAACGAAAAACCGTTCGGGGATGTGATTGTGTCGTCCCCGACCCACAAATCAGAACGCGACATTGCTCCTCACCCAAGCCTTAAACCCCAAAACTTTCTCAGAAAACTAGTCCGTGGTGTTCTTCCGCTCGGGCAAGGAATTATTCTGGACCCCTTTGCGGGTTCGGGATCAACACTAGCCGCCGCCAACGCCAATGGCTACGAGAGCGTCGGAATTGAAAAAGATGAGCACTACTTTGAAATTGCAAAACTTGCTATCAAAAAGCTTTCACAAATTAATACCAAAGGGGCTCAGCCCGACAATTTATAA
- a CDS encoding mechanosensitive ion channel family protein, which yields MGCFFLLAWGIKRLVLPHLKWLARFSKTNLDDLLVEGIANHLPPFLYFGAFVLALGPLSWPPLGARVFRFVSAFWLVWAAVRLADGILRFIIFRLWLPVEGDHDLKRKIHSLTPFLNVVLWSVGILVLLDNLGFKLSAVLAGLGIGGVAVALASQAVLGDLFSYFAILFDKPFEHGDMIIVGDMAGTVEAIGIKTTRLRSLGGEQLVFSNTDLTGSRVRNLKRMQERRVLCRVGVTYNTSSALLEELPGRIKAIVASVPQARFDRAHFAAFGPSSLDFEIVFFVLSPDYNDFMNVQQTINLAIKSDFEARGIEFAFPTQTVYLAGSPSAVSQKPVAS from the coding sequence TTGGGTTGTTTTTTCCTTTTGGCTTGGGGGATTAAGCGGTTGGTATTGCCGCATTTGAAATGGTTGGCGCGGTTTTCCAAAACGAATTTGGACGATCTCCTGGTGGAGGGGATCGCCAACCATCTTCCTCCGTTCCTTTATTTCGGCGCGTTCGTGTTGGCGCTGGGGCCCCTCTCTTGGCCCCCCTTGGGGGCCCGGGTGTTCCGGTTCGTCAGCGCTTTTTGGTTGGTGTGGGCGGCGGTTCGGTTGGCGGATGGGATTCTTCGGTTTATTATTTTTCGCCTCTGGCTCCCCGTGGAAGGAGACCACGACCTTAAAAGAAAAATCCATTCCCTCACGCCTTTCTTGAACGTAGTTCTCTGGTCCGTGGGGATTTTGGTCCTTTTGGACAACCTGGGGTTCAAGCTGTCGGCGGTCCTGGCCGGCTTGGGCATCGGGGGGGTGGCGGTGGCCCTGGCTTCCCAGGCGGTGTTGGGGGACCTCTTTAGTTATTTCGCCATTCTATTCGACAAGCCTTTTGAGCACGGGGACATGATCATCGTGGGGGACATGGCGGGAACTGTGGAGGCCATCGGCATCAAAACCACGCGACTGCGCAGTTTGGGGGGAGAACAGCTCGTCTTTTCCAACACCGACCTGACGGGGTCCCGCGTGCGGAACCTGAAGCGGATGCAAGAACGGCGGGTGTTGTGCCGCGTGGGAGTCACCTACAACACCTCCTCGGCTTTGCTGGAAGAGCTTCCCGGCCGGATCAAGGCCATCGTGGCGTCGGTTCCCCAGGCCCGTTTTGATCGGGCCCATTTCGCCGCTTTCGGGCCCTCCAGTTTGGATTTTGAGATCGTCTTCTTCGTTCTCTCTCCGGACTACAACGATTTCATGAACGTGCAACAGACCATCAACCTCGCCATTAAATCGGACTTTGAGGCGCGGGGAATCGAATTCGCTTTCCCGACCCAAACGGTTTATTTGGCGGGTTCTCCGTCGGCCGTTTCCCAGAAACCGGTCGCTTCGTAA
- a CDS encoding SEC-C domain-containing protein — translation MEYDAMATLLKKYPYDCSAEWAFTAPLLTFQKVGDSLAAKEPLRKAMEYNPYVTDYLLGRSALPEEIPEHISMGGESEAQSYAEKFLPVWQRINGALSWLERQEKIFQQMKAVGGQLNRNDPCLCGSGRKQKKCCGI, via the coding sequence ATGGAATACGACGCCATGGCGACCCTCCTGAAGAAATACCCCTACGATTGTTCAGCGGAGTGGGCCTTCACCGCCCCCTTGCTGACTTTTCAAAAGGTCGGAGACAGCCTCGCCGCCAAGGAGCCGTTGCGTAAGGCGATGGAATACAACCCTTATGTGACCGACTACCTCCTCGGCAGGTCCGCTCTGCCGGAGGAAATTCCAGAACACATCTCCATGGGAGGAGAATCCGAGGCCCAGTCCTACGCCGAGAAATTCCTACCCGTCTGGCAGAGAATTAATGGCGCCCTCTCCTGGTTGGAGCGCCAAGAGAAAATTTTCCAGCAGATGAAGGCCGTTGGCGGGCAATTGAACAGGAACGACCCTTGCCTTTGCGGGTCCGGGCGGAAACAGAAGAAATGTTGTGGAATTTAG